The Myotis daubentonii chromosome 19, mMyoDau2.1, whole genome shotgun sequence genome window below encodes:
- the LOC132222233 gene encoding immunoglobulin lambda-1 light chain-like, whose amino-acid sequence MDWAPLLLALLAHCAGSWAEVVFTQPPSVSGSLGQKAVISCTRSSGSIDGSYVHWYQQRPGRAPTMVIYEDNQRPSGVPDRFSGSIDSSSNAAHLTISGLQPEDEADYYCLSGYDSYKHSDSGPWGRSLSQPVLTQPASLSASPGATARLTCTLSGVSDISGYWISWYQQKPGSPPRYLLEYKSDSSKNQGSGVPSRFSGSKDASAKAGLLTISGLQPEDEADYHCVSEHSSGSSYRYPQCLR is encoded by the exons ATGGATTGGGCTCCCCTTCTCCTCGCCCTCCTGGCTCACTGCGCAG GATCCTGGGCGGAGGTTGTGTTTACTCAGCCCCCCTCTGTGTCGGGGTCTCTGGGACAGAAGGCCGTCATCTCCTGCACCCGCAGCAGCGGCAGCATTGATGGCAGCTATGTGCACTGGTACCAGCAGCGCCCGGGCAGGGCCCCCACCATGGTGATCTACGAAGATAACCAAAGACCCTCGGGGGTCCCCGATCGGTTCTCTGGCTCCATCGACAGCTCCTCCAACGCCGCCCACCTGACCATCTCCGGGCTACAGCCCGAGGACGAGGCCGACTACTACTGTCTGTCTGGTTATGACAGCTATAAGCACAGTGATTCAGGCCCATGGGGAA GGTCCCTCTCCCAGCCGGTGCTGACTCAGCCAGCCTCCCTCTCTGCATCTCCGGGAGCCACAGCCAGGCTCACCTGCACCCTGAGTGGTGTTTCTGATATCAGTGGTTACTGGATATCCTGGTACCAGCagaagccagggagccctccccgGTACCTCCTGGAATATAAATCAGACTCAAGTAAGAACCAGGGCTCCGGGGTCCCCAGCCGCTTCTCTGGATCCAAAGACGCCTCGGCCAAAGCGGGGCTCCTGACCATCTCGGGGCTGCAGCCTGAGGACGAGGCCGACTATCACTGCGTTTCAGAACATAGCAGTGGGAGCAGCTACCGTTACCCACAGTGTCTCAGATGA